From Echeneis naucrates chromosome 7, fEcheNa1.1, whole genome shotgun sequence, one genomic window encodes:
- the LOC115045813 gene encoding mitochondrial glutamate carrier 1-like — protein sequence MAQQPQISLPAKLINGGIAGMVGVTCVFPIDLAKTRLQNQRSGQQLYKNMMDCLIKTVRSEGYFGMYRGAAVNLTLVTPEKAIKLAANDFFRHQLSKDGGKLTVFKEMLAGCCAGMCQVTITTPMEMLKIQLQDAGRLAAQQRVMPSVVALKMGGTSAVLSRAYNTSPAPQVIRVSAMEITRELLRTKGVTGLYRGLGATLMRDIPFSVVYFPLFAHLHQLGQHSSEDPSVPFYWSFTSGCLAGSIAAVVVSPCDVVKTRLQSLKKGANEETYNGVVDCVRKILRKEGPGAFLKGASCRALVIAPLFGIAQVVYFVGVGEFLLGYSPYNIYSA from the exons CCTCCCAGCCAAACTGATCAACGGAGGGATCGCAGGCATGGTTGGAGTCACCTGTGTGTTTCCGATTGACCTGGCCAAGACCCGCTTGCAGAACCAGCGCAGCGGGCAGCAACTCTACAAGAACAT gaTGGATTGCCTTATAAAGACAGTTAGATCCGAAGGCTACTTCGGCATGTATAGAG GTGCTGCAGTAAATCTCACCCTGGTAACCCCAGAGAAGGCTATCAAACTGGCCGCAAATGACTTCTTCCGCCACCAGCTGAGCAAAGACGG TGGCAAGTTGACAGTGTTCAAGGAGATGCTGGCTGGATGCTGTGCAGGAATGTGCCAGGTCACGATCACCACACCCATGGAGATGCTCAAGATTCAGCTGCAGGATGCTGGCAGGCTTG CTGCTCAGCAGAGGGTGATGCCTAGTGTGGTAGCGCTGAAGATGGGGGGAACCAGTGCTGTTCTGAGCCGCGCCTACAACACCAGCCCTGCACCGCAAGTCATACGGGTGTCTGCTATGGAGATCACAAGAGAGCTGCTTAGGACCAAAGGGGTCACCGGACTGTACAGGGGGCTTGGCGCCACATTGATGAG gGACATCCCATTCTCTGTTGTGTACTTCCCACTTTTCGCGCATCTGCACCAGCTTGGCCAGCATTCATCTGAAGATCCATCTGTGCCCTTCTATTGGTCCTTCACGTCCGGCTGCTTGGCTGGATCCATCGCTGCAGTAGTTGTCAGTCCTTGTGACG TGGTCAAGACGAGGCTACAATCACTCAAAAAAGGAGCTAACGAGGAAACATACAACGGAGTGGTGGACTGCGTCAG AAAGATCCTGAGAAAGGAGGGGCCTGGTGCGTTCCTCAAGGGAGCCAGCTGCAGAGCCCTGGTTATTGCTCCTCTCTTTGGTATTGCCCAGGTTGTGTACTTTGTAGGAGTTGGAGAGTTCCTGCTGGGGTACAGCCCTTACAACATCTACTCTGCATAA